The Apium graveolens cultivar Ventura chromosome 6, ASM990537v1, whole genome shotgun sequence genome contains a region encoding:
- the LOC141665733 gene encoding uncharacterized protein LOC141665733, translating to MYIVWSEMDLNQFEKMSRRVPRKVWLNCESSVGLLVGGNHTSARFCSQKLEILRAEMDFMALQWQIIRGSLAKRLFLRALLFTLAMMIISFVQMANDLGKAEPFLLKNDECPLDIVGSNAYANLTEVMKPVSAFAFRLFANSVPCEENENLTRNVFKELMEKRMLESRARVVCVGEGAASAVVLLRDLGVFNAVGVHRHPFFSLLKKRFLYELDLKNDHFDFVFSRSLDRVSVPALLVLEIERILRPGGIGAMLVGAPAFHSGSLVRSATPVSSFLKSSDVVHVCRIGSFTLVIFKKRFDNVNQLEHYRLPDHCPSVTNNKPFLKHIEPLAGNQLGQHESELSFLHKFINISSRNRLVYINIGASELVSSSITEIFEPYHRVLPRAFDVYLIDHNTSTLSSYVRKPGVTFVYHPGLLGNYTAPILASDEHLSAPTEENGFEFAHWFQKTISTNDFVVLMMNARAVELKILFELYETGAICRVDELFIICSDAEYCKDAICGDCRSLFEGLRKGGVFVHQWWEPGTVF from the exons ATGTATATAGTTTGGTCCGAAATGGACTTAAATCAGTTTGAAAAAATGAGTAGAAGAGTTCCAAGAAAAGTTTGGCTAAATTGTGAAAGCTCAGTGGGATTACTTGTTGGTGGGAATCACACCTCCGCCAGGTTTTGTTCTC AAAAATTGGAGATTTTGAGAGCTGAGATGGATTTTATGGCCTTACAATGGCAAATAATTCGTGGTTCATTGGCGAAACGTTTGTTTCTTCGAGCTTTATTGTTTACATTGGCTATGATGATCATATCTTTTGTTCAAATGGCTAATGATCTTGGAAAGGCTGAGCCTTTCTTGTTGAAAAATGATGAATGTCCTTTGGATATTGTTGGTTCGAACGCCTATGCGAATTTGACTGAAGTTATGAAACCTGTGTCGGCGTTTGCATTCCGGCTCTTTGCAAATTCTGTTCCATGTGAGGAAAATGAAAATTTGACTAGGAATGTGTTTAAAGAGCTGATGGAGAAGCGAATGTTGGAGTCTCGTGCGAGAGTTGTGTGTGTTGGGGAGGGAGCAGCGTCGGCTGTGGTTTTATTACGAGATCTAGGGGTCTTCAATGCAGTAGGTGTCCATAGACACCCGTTCTTCTCCCTTTTGAAGAAACGATTCTTATACGAGCTTGATTTGAAGAATGATCACTTTGATTTTGTTTTCTCTAGATCTCTTGATAGGGTCTCTGTTCCAGCTCTTCTTGTGCTCGAGATTGAGCGCATCTTGCGTCCAGGAGGAATTGGCGCAATGCTTGTGGGTGCCCCTGCATTCCATTCGGGCAGCTTGGTGAGGTCTGCCACCCCAGTTTCATCGTTTTTGAAGAGTTCTGATGTTGTCCATGTATGCCGTATTGGCTCCTTTACACTTGTTATATTTAAAAAGAGATTCGACAATGTGAATCAATTAGAGCATTATCGCCTTCCGGATCATTGCCCATCAGTTACAAACAACAAGCCCTTTCTGAAGCACATTGAGCCTCTTGCTGGAAATCAATTGGGACAACATGAATCTGAACTATCCTTCCTCCACAAATTCATAAATATATCATCAAGAAATAGGTTGGTTTATATCAATATCGGTGCATCAGAGTTGGTTAGCTCTAGCATAACTGAGATCTTTGAGCCCTATCACCGCGTCTTGCCTCGAGCTTTTGATGTCTATCTCATTGATCACAACACTTCTACACTTTCTTCATATGTGAGAAAACCTGGTGTTACCTTTGTCTATCATCCAGGCCTTCTTGGGAATTATACTGCACCAATCCTGGCATCAGATGAACATTTGAGCGCACCAACAGAGGAAAATGGATTTGAATTTGCCCACTGGTTTCAAAAAACTATTTCCACTAACGACTTCGTGGTACTTATGATGAATGCAAGAGCTGTGGAGCTGAAAATTCTTTTCGAACTGTATGAAACTGGAGCAATATGCCGCGTAGATGAACTTTTCATCATTTGTTCAGATGCTGAATATTGCAAGGATGCTATATGTGGAGACTGTAGGAGCCTCTTTGAAGGTCTCAGGAAAGGTGGTGTCTTTGTCCATCAATGGTGGGAACCTGGCACTGTCTTTTGA